In Lycium ferocissimum isolate CSIRO_LF1 chromosome 11, AGI_CSIRO_Lferr_CH_V1, whole genome shotgun sequence, a single genomic region encodes these proteins:
- the LOC132037550 gene encoding ankyrin repeat-containing protein ITN1-like, producing the protein MDTEKRLYEAAVEGDVRALQELLQQDALILDRLTLTCFNETPLHIAAMRGHIEFVRLILAQNPQLAAELDSRKSSALHLASAKGHLQIVKMLLVVNPEMCLACDRDGRNPLHLAAIKGRVEVIKELIHIRPHAALGTTINGENVLHLCVKHNQLEVLKVLMEIGWDHEFLNAKDGDGHAILLLAVADKQIETAKYLLKTNHIDVNAMDANGNTPLDILAQSRRDMNDLSIGECLREAGGLRAKDISVSIIQNSTKISNDTGGNNHSQVSSTPAYLGENQAQKPPSGVGFPKKRETIMVVASLIATMAFQAGVNPPGGVWQENGKLNDQGTPSHKAGEAVMAYNHAKSYRCFLRANTIAFVSSLSTILLLISGLPFTLRLFMWGLMVIMWLTVTSAALTYGISIYILTPKKDSEPLGQVIEIGITVWCGLMALLLLGNTIRLLHIWQKKKHEIRSSAAQKSANSINYVNV; encoded by the exons ATGGATACTGAGAAGAGACTCTATGAAGCTGCAGTTGAAGGAGATGTGAGAGCTTTACAAGAATTACTTCAACAAGATGCTTTGATTCTTGATAGACTGACCTTAACTTGCTTCAATGAAACTCCTTTGCACATAGCAGCGATGCGCGGGCATATTGAGTTTGTGAGGTTAATTCTTGCTCAAAATCCTCAGCTTGCTGCTGAATTAGATTCACGAAAGTCATCTGCTCTTCACTTAGCTTCAGCCAAAGGGCACCTGCAAATTGTCAAGATGTTGTTGGTGGTGAATCCTGAAATGTGCCTGGCTTGTGATCGCGATGGTAGAAATCCTCTACATCTTGCAGCAATCAAAGGTCGAGTTGAAGTCATCAAAGAACTAATACATATCAGGCCTCATGCAGCTCTAGGAACGACGATCAATGGAGAAAACGTGTTGCATTTATGTGTGAAGCATAATCAGCTGGAGGTTCTGAAGGTGCTAATGGAGATTGGATGGGACCATGAGTTCTTGAATGCAAAGGATGGTGATGGCCACGCCATTTTGCTTTTGGCTGTTGCTGATAAGCAAATTGAG ACTGCCAAGTACTTGCTAAAGACCAATCACATAGATGTGAATGCAATGGATGCTAATGGGAATACACCATTAGATATTTTAGCACAGAGTCGGAGGGACATGAATGATCTATCCATTGGAGAGTGTCTTAGAGAAGCTGGAGGCTTAAGGGCAAAGGATATTTCAGTATCCATCATTCAAAATAGTACCAAAATTTCCAATGACACTGGTGGAAATAACCATTCTCAAGTATCTTCAACACCAGCATATTTAGGAGAAAATCAGGCCCAAAAGCCCCCATCGGGCGTTGGCTTTCCAAAGAAACGTGAAACAATAATGGTGGTGGCCTCACTTATTGCAACTATGGCATTCCAAGCTGGAGTGAACCCTCCAGGAGGTGTTTGGcaagaaaatggaaaattgaATGATCAGGGAACACCCTCACATAAAGCAGGGGAAGCAGTAATGGCTTATAATCATGCCAAATCGTATCGATGTTTCCTTCGTGCCAACACCATTGCCTTTGTCTCTTCTCTCAGCACAATCTTGCTGTTGATAAGTGGATTGCCCTTCACGCTCAGGCTTTTCATGTGGGGTTTGATGGTTATCATGTGGTTGACAGTAACCTCTGCAGCACTCACTTATGGCATATCCATTTACATCCTCACACCTAAGAAGGACAGTGAACCACTTGGTCAGGTCATTGAAATTGGAATTACAGTATGGTGTGGCTTAATGGCACTACTTCTACTCGGGAACACAATACGTTTGTTGCATATATGGCAGAAAAAGAAGCATGAGATAAGATCATCAGCAGcgcaaaaatctgcaaattcaattaattatgtcaatgtttga